Proteins found in one Poecilia reticulata strain Guanapo linkage group LG6, Guppy_female_1.0+MT, whole genome shotgun sequence genomic segment:
- the snrka gene encoding SNF-related serine/threonine-protein kinase produces the protein MSRNKLDPREPSELPRPAGVAPLSPTPSPVMAGFKRGYDGKIAGLYDLDKTLGRGHFAVVKLARHVFTGEKVAVKVIDKTKLDTVATGHLFQEVRCMKLVQHPNIVRLYEVIDTQTKLYLILELGDGGDMFDYIMKHEEGLNEELAKKYFAQIVHAISYCHRLHVVHRDLKPENVVFFEKQGLVKLTDFGFSNKFQPGKKLTTSCGSLAYSAPEILLGDEYDAPAVDIWSLGVILFMLVCGQPPFQEANDSETLTMIMDCKYTVPAHVSSACRDLIDRMLQRDPKRRASLEEIESHTWLQGVDPSPATKYSTPLVSHKNLSEEEHNSIIQRMVLGDIADREAIVEALETNKYNHITATYYLLAERILREKQEEVQTRSSSPSNIKAHFRQSWPTRMDMHQDIEDSLASSSISHTGGPQTPARSAENLLNGHRSKGMMELGRREEATVTDSAQGACAAAASGPAAAGTLRSAGPSTSAAKQRICLFRVEEDEEEEEEQDPSPLPTQVILRRKPPSITNRLTSRKSAPVLNQIFEEEGESDDDFEMDEGLPPKLSRLKMNIAGGAGGVGSGTASAASPGPTQKRYHRRKSQGRGSSCSSSETSDDDSESHRRRLDKDSGFTYSWNRRDSSEGPPGSEGGTGGGSSSGQGKPPSEGGGSSGPDRGSPPGNGEREGGGGGGGGGGAGGGHQGQDRTSSCCSSSTKPALSMASRPSRTASRGAELVESLKLMSLCLSSQLQQRSGRGGRAGGGAKVILEPRGVKEKPTWRICISSTDSLDSIGLPTAGLPRSHAVLHLRQKGAPPGSRDAHSNLHCLKNGVLQLPLCEKSISVNIQRGSRDALLCTSAPASCCQVI, from the exons ATGAGCCGAAATAAGCTGGACCCACGCGAGCCCAGCGAGCTGCCCCGGCCTGCGGGGGTCGCTCCCCTGTCCCCGACACCCTCTCCAGTCATGGCGGGCTTCAAGCGGGGATACGATGGCAAAATCGCCGGCCTGTACGACCTGGACAAGACGCTGGGGCGGGGCCACTTCGCCGTGGTCAAGCTGGCGCGGCACGTTTTCACCGGGGAGAAGGTGGCGGTGAAGGTCATCGACAAGACCAAGCTGGACACAGTGGCAACGGGCCACCTCTTCCAGGAGGTGCGCTGCATGAAGCTGGTACAGCACCCCAACATCGTGCGCCTGTACGAAGTGATAGACACTCAGACGAAGCTGTACCTCATCTTGGAGCTGGGAGACGGGGGAGATATGTTCGACTACATCATGAAACATGAGGAGGGCCTGAATGAGGAGCTGGCCAAGAAGTACTTTGCCCAGATCGTCCACGCCATCTCCTACTGCCACCGACTACACGTGGTGCACAGGGACCTGAAGCCTGAGAACGTGGTGTTCTTCGAGAAACAAGGACTGGTGAAACTCACCGACTTTGGCTTCAGCAACAAGTTTCAGCCGGGGAAGAAGCTGACCACCAGCTGTGGCTCTCTGGCATACTCGGCTCCGGAAATCCTCCTTGGCGACGAGTACGACGCTCCAGCCGTAG ACATCTGGAGCCTCGGCGTGATCCTGTTCATGTTGGTTTGCGGCCAGCCGCCTTTCCAGGAAGCAAACGACAGCGAGACTCTCACCATGATCATGGACTGTAAATACACTGTACCGGCCCACGTCTCCAGCGCCTGCAGAGA TCTGATAGACCGCATGCTGCAGAGGGACCCCAAGCGCCGAGCCTCACTGGAGGAGATTGAGAGCCACACCTGGCTGCAGGGGGTGGACCCCTCGCCGGCCACCAAGTACAGCACTCCTCTGGTCTCCCACAAGAACCTGTCAGAGGAGGAGCACAACAGCATCATCCAGCGCATGGTGCTGGGAGACATCGCTGACCGGGAGGCTATAGTGGA AGCCCTGGAGACCAACAAATACAACCACATTACAGCAACATACTACCTGTTAGCAGAGCGGATCCTGAGGGAGAAGCAGGAGGAGGTCCAGACCCGCTCCTCCAGCCCCAGCAACATCAAGGCACACTTCAG gcagTCCTGGCCGACCAGAATGGACATGCATCAGGACATAGAGGACTCTCTGGCTTCCTCGTCCATCTCTCACACCGGGGGCCCCCAGACCCCTGCCCGCAGTGCAGAGAACCTGCTGAACGGACACCGCTCCAAAGGCATGATGGAACTGGGCCGGCGGGAGGAGGCCACGGTCACCGACTCAGCTCAG GGAgcctgtgcagcagcagcttctggccctgctgctgctgggaccCTCAGATCTGCAGGTCCCTCCACATCAGCAGCCAAGCAGAGGATCTGtctgttcag GgtggaggaagatgaagaagaggaggaagagcaggacCCGTCGCCCCTGCCGACCCAGGTGATCCTGCGGCGGAAACCTCCTTCCATCACCAACCGCCTCACCTCCAGGAAGAGCGCCCCGGTGCTCAACCAGATCTTTGAGGAGGAGGGAGAATCAGACGACGACTTTGAGATGGACGAGGGTCTGCCGCCCAAACTCAGCCGGCTCAAGATGAACATCGCTGGCGGGGCTGGGGGCGTGGGCTCCGGGACTGCCTCGGCCGCGTCCCCCGGCCCCACGCAGAAACGCTACCACAGGCGCAAGAGCCAGGGTCGAGGGTCGTCCTGCTCCAGCTCGGAGACCAGCGACGACGACTCAGAGAGCCACAGGAGGCGACTGGACAAGGACTCTGGTTTCACCTACAGCTGGAACCGGAGGGACAGCAGCGAGGGGCCCCCCGGCAGCGAAGGGGGTACTGGGGGGGGCAGCAGTTCCGGCCAGGGGAAGCCCCCCTCGGAGGGTGGCGGCTCCTCTGGCCCCGACAGAGGCAGCCCCCCTGGTAACGGGGAGAGGGAAGGTGGCGGTGGTGGAGGGGGTGGCGGGGGTGCCGGAGGGGGCCACCAGGGACAGGATCgaacctccagctgctgcagcagctccaccaaGCCGGCCCTCAGCATGGCGAGCCGGCCCTCCCGCACGGCGAGCCGTGGCGCCGAGCTGGTGGAGAGTCTGAAGCTGATGAGCCTCTGCCTCAGTTCGCAGCTGCAGCAGCGCAGCGGGCGGGGGGGCCGAGCAGGAGGCGGGGCCAAGGTCATCCTGGAACCCCGGGGCGTCAAGGAGAAACCAACGTGGAGGATCTGCATCAGCTCCACTGACAGCCTGGACTCCATTGGCCTCCCCACCGCCGGCCTGCCCCGTTCCCACGCCGTGCTGCACCTCCGCCAGAAGGGGGCGCCGCCCGGCAGCAGGGACGCTCATAGCAACCTGCACTGCCTGAAAAACGGCGTGCTGCAACTACCTCTGTGTGAGAAGAGCATCTCTGTTAACATCCAGCGCGGCTCCAGAGACGCTCTGCTGTGTACCTCAGCTCCAGCCAGTTGCTGCCAGGTCATCTGA